A genomic window from Colletotrichum destructivum chromosome 7, complete sequence includes:
- a CDS encoding Putative sporulation-specific protein Spo7 translates to MADELDSLVKGAPPPGKEMKAAVGTTGVVPDSGKQGDPLSHTPSSPSMIYLNLLILEASLRAQYLELRARRRHHTFFFTLLTAWISGFGYALFFAPREDGRGIGGSVYWGVETFEKICFMGGVMTAILVWATGIWERGIRWPRRWFAISNRGLRGFNAKLVIIRRPWWAEFLSTIGFFLTYGLFSHTASSSYRYVEPSTLREVEKELNLTAENHPTLPVLVEDEEKGGHEEDLAPGGDYVKLLLLAKPFTPTFRENWEIYRTEYWEKENERRAIIQKKLAARDRQVAKQRWGIFWWLPWHRIDRSGPAPVRHQHVPEKTTIHPRAAAIEREHRRRSSSTSVHRRSSTSSNRSLAPSVAATSDDGDGTVSRKASTGSNASDKRRKKMASVSKSKRPNIESRSVTPEIPSPLARESNASRGETGSGAESVAERSLRHSSSKASISSSTHSPREKQRKVGEA, encoded by the coding sequence atggccgacgagctcgactCGCTCGTCAAGGGCGCCCCGCCTCCCGGTAAGGAGatgaaggccgccgtcggcaccaCCGGCGTTGTCCCCGACTCGGGCAAGCAGGGCGACCCCTTGAGCCACACCCCGAGCTCCCCGTCCATGATTTACCTGAACCTCCTCATCCTTGAGGCTTCCCTGCGCGCCCAGTACCTCGAGCtgcgcgcccgccgccgccatcacaccttcttcttcactcTGCTGACCGCTTGGATAAGCGGCTTTGGCTacgccctcttcttcgccccgcgcgaggacggccgcggcatcggcggctcCGTTTACTGGGGCGTCGAGACATTCGAGAAAATCTGCTTCATGGGCGGTGTCATGACCGCCATACTGGTCTGGGCTACGGGCATCTGGGAACGGGGCATACGTTGGCCACGACGTTGGTTCGCCATCTCCAACAGAGGACTCCGAGGCTTCAACGCCAAGCTGGTTATTATCCGACGACCCTGGTGGGCCGAGTTTCTCTCCACCATTGGCTTCTTCCTGACATATGGCCTCTTCTCCCATACCGCGAGCTCCTCCTACCGCTACGTCGAACCTTCCACCCtgcgcgaggtcgagaaggagctgaACCTCACCGCCGAGAACCATCCAACGCTACCCGTCCtggtcgaagacgaagaaaaagGCGGCCACGAGGAGGACCTAGCCCCCGGCGGCGACTACGTCAAGCTGCTCCTGCTGGCCAAGCCCTTCACCCCGACATTCCGAGAAAACTGGGAGATCTACCGCACCGAATactgggagaaggagaacgagcgccgcgccatcatccagaagaagctcgcTGCCCGCGACCGCCAAGTCGCCAAACAGCGCTGGGGCATCTTCTGGTGGCTGCCTTGGCATCGCATCGACCGCTCCGGCCCCGCCCCCGTCCGCCACCAACACGTcccggagaagacgacgatccacccccgtgccgccgccatcgagcgCGAGCATCGACGCCGCAGTAGCAGTACCAGTGTCCATCGTCGCAGCTCCACGAGCTCCAACCGTAGCCTGGCGCCCTCCGTCGCTGCTAcgagcgacgacggcgacggcaccgtcagTAGGAAGGCGAGCACCGGTTCCAACGCGTCGGacaagaggaggaagaagatggcaTCCGTGTCCAAGTCGAAGCGTCCGAATATCGAGTCGAGATCCGTCACACCCGAGATTCCCTCGCCCCTGGCCAGGGAGAGCAACGCCAGTCGCGGCGAAACTGGTTCCGGCGCCGAGTCGGTGGCAGAAAGGTCGCTGAGACATTCGTCGTCCAAGGCCAGCATCAGTTCCTCCACCCATTCCCCGCGAGAGAAGCAGCGTAAGGTCGGCGAGGCATGA